One genomic window of Quercus robur chromosome 6, dhQueRobu3.1, whole genome shotgun sequence includes the following:
- the LOC126690614 gene encoding protein NEN4-like, with amino-acid sequence MVMSLNLHKSLKRKRQVLPIRDFEMEAHNSGKEGMAEIVFFDLETNVPNRAGQRFWILEFGAIVVCPQKLIELESYSTLIRPKDLSVASLKPSRCDGITRAAVANAPSFEQVADKIFTILNGRVWAGHNIQRFDCIRIKEAFAEIGRPAPEPVGMIDSLGVLTEKFGRRAGNMKMASLATYFGLGQQKHRSLDDVRMNLEVLKHCATVLFLESSLPNLSNAKWQGSPTIMTRSRTNGKFPSKEEASRKSPPITSIAYQRKSPPITSIGYQRTVPNTRGSLGKVTESVRNLLCKAQGKQPLNSLLKHSHTLLR; translated from the exons ATGGTAATGTCATTGAACCTGCACAAAAGCCTGAAACGGAAGAGACAGGTATTACCAATAAGAGACTTTGAAATGGAGGCTCATAATTCTGGGAAAGAAGGCATGGCAGAGATTGTGTTCTTTGACTTGGAAACAAATGTGCCCAATAGAGCTGGGCAACGTTTCTGGATATTGGAGTTTGGTGCAATTGTGGTTTGTCCCCAGAAACTTATTGAACTAGAGAGCTATAGCACGCTGATAAGGCCCAAAGATTTGTCTGTGGCCTCATTGAAGCCAAGTCGATGTGATGGGATAACAAGGGCAGCTGTTGCAAATGCACCAAGCTTTGAACAAGTTGCTGACAAGATATTCACCATTTTGAATGGTAGGGTGTGGGCAGGCCACAACATTCAAAGATTCGATTGCATTCGTATTAAAGAGGCCTTTGCTGAGATTGGTAGGCCTGCACCAGAACCTGTTGGAATGATTGATTCTTTAGGGGTCTTAACTGAAAAGTTTGGCAGAAGAGCAGGCAATATGAAG ATGGCATCGTTAGCTACATACTTTGGGCTTGGGCAGCAAAAGCACAG GAGCCTTGATGATGTTCGAATGAACTTGGAGGTCCTCAAGCATTGTGCAACAGTGCTATTCTTG GAATCAAGTCTCCCAAACTTATCGAATGCAAAGTGGCAAGGCTCTCCCACAATTATGACAAGAAGTAGAACAAATGGAAAATTTCCAAGCAAAGAAGAAGCTAGCCGGAAATCTCCCCCAATTACTTCTATTGCATATCAGAGAAAATCTCCCCCAATTACTTCTATTGGGTATCAGAGAACAGTTCCCAACACAAGGGGAAGTTTGGGAAAG GTGACAGAGAGTGTACGTAATCTATTGTGTAAAGCTCAAGGAAAACAACCTCTTAATAGCCTACTCAAGCATTCTCACACGTTGCTACGTTGA
- the LOC126690615 gene encoding sulfate transporter 2.1-like, with product MAAPAMQQTSAQEESPDLEKNGHAERAQWVLNAPEPPGLWSELLDSVRDKILPCGNNFMSLKNQSGRKHLVSFLQGVFPILVWCQSYTVRKFRNDLLAGLTIASLCIPQSIGYATLAKLDPQYGLYTSVVPPLIYAVMGTSREIAIGPVAVVSLLLPSMIQKIQDPGADPIAYRKLVLTATFFAGIFQATFGLFRLGFLVDFLSHAAIVGFVAGAAIVIGLQQLKGLLGINHFTNKTDVISVVEAVWRSVHHHWSPLNFILGCSFLSFILITRIVGKRKKRLFWLSAIAPLLSVILSTLIVFLTRADKHGIKIVKHIQGGFNPSSVHQLQLNGPYVGEVAKIGLIVGVVALTEAIAVGRSFSSLRGYHLDGNKEMFSMGFMNIIGSFTSCYVATGSFSRTAVNFSAGVETLVSNIVMAITVLVSLQLFTKLLYYTPIAILASIILSALPGLIDLHEAYNIWKVDKLDFLTCIAAFFGVLFVSVEIGLLVAIGISFAKIILISIRPGTEALGQLPGTDMFCDINQYPMAAKTPGVVIIRIKSALLCFANASIIKERIMQWVTEEAEDTKGNVRRTNNQLVVLDMSSLMDIDTSGIATLQELQKNITSHGMELAIANPRWQVIHKLKLANFVSQIGGRVFLTVGEAVNANLDTKRAGCI from the exons ATGGCTGCTCCAGCCATGCAACAAACCTCCGCACAGGAGGAAAGCCCAGACCTTGAAAAGAATGGTCATGCTGAAAGGGCTCAATGGGTGCTTAATGCACCCGAGCCCCCAGGTTTATGGAGTGAGCTCCTTGATTCTGTGAGGGACAAGATTTTACCTTGTGGAAACAATTTCATGTCCCTCAAAAACCAGTCCGGAAGAAAACACCTTGTGTCTTTCTTACAAGGTGTATTTCCTATCCTTGTTTGGTGTCAAAGTTACACTGTAAGAAAATTTAGGAATGATCTACTTGCGGGTCTAACTATTGCTAGCCTATGCATTCCCCAG AGTATTGGATATGCAACTTTAGCAAAACTTGATCCTCAATATGGCCTCT ACACAAGTGTGGTACCACCTCTTATCTATGCTGTAATGGGGACATCAAGAGAGATAGCAATTGGACCTGTTGCAGTTGTTTCACTGCTTTTGCCATCAATGATTCAGAAAATACAAGATCCTGGGGCTGATCCAATTGCCTACAGAAAGCTTGTTTTGACAGCAACTTTCTTTGCAGGAATCTTTCAAGCTACCTTTGGACTGTTCAG GCTAGGATTTCTTGTAGATTTCCTATCCCATGCGGCTATTGTGGGGTTTGTGGCTGGAGCAGCCATAGTGATTGGTCTTCAACAACTAAAGGGACTGCTTGGGATTAATCACTTCACAAACAAGACTGATGTAATATCTGTAGTGGAAGCAGTTTGGAGATCAGTTCATCATCAT TGGAGTCCTCTTAATTTTATACTTGGGTGCTCATTCCTAAGTTTCATCCTAATCACAAGAATTGTG ggtaaaaggaaaaagagactCTTTTGGTTATCAGCCATTGCTCCTCTCCTTTCTGTTATACTATCTACTCTTATTGTTTTTCTGACAAGAGCCGATAAACATGGAATTAAGATTGTGAAACACATCCAAGGAGGCTTTAATCCAAGCTCAGTTCATCAGTTACAGCTCAATGGCCCATATGTTGGAGAAGTGGCAAAAATTGGACTCATTGTTGGTGTTGTTGCCCTCACG GAAGCGATTGCAGTTGGAAGATCTTTCTCATCATTAAGAGGATACCACCTTGATGGAAACAAAGAAATGTTTTCCATGGGCTTCATGAACATCATTGGGTCATTCACTTCTTGCTATGTTGCAACCG GTTCTTTTTCACGCACTGCCGTAAATTTCAGTGCTGGTGTTGAAACTTTAGTCTCCAATATTGTGATGGCAATTACAGTGCTCGTATCGCTGCAATTATTCACAAAGCTATTGTATTACACTCCTATAGCAATCCTCGCTTCAATAATTCTTTCTGCTCTTCCGGGACTCATTGACCTCCATGAAGCGTACAATATTTGGAAGGTTGATAAGCTAGACTTCCTCACCTGCATCGCTGCGTTCTTTGGTGTGTTGTTTGTATCTGTGGAGATTGGCCTTCTAGTTGCA ATAGGAATATCATTTGCAAAGATTATTCTCATCTCAATTCGACCGGGGACAGAAGCTCTAGGACAGCTTCCTGGAACTGATATGTTCTGCGATATCAATCAGTATCCCATGGCTGCAAAGACTCCTGGGGTTGTGATAATCCGTATCAAGTCAGCCTTGCTATGTTTTGCAAATGCCAGTATCATTAAAGAAAG GATTATGCAATGGGTTACTGAAGAAGCGGAGGACACAAAAGGAAATGTTAGAAGGACTAATAATCAACTCGTAGTTCTTGACATGTCCA GTTTAATGGACATTGACACATCAGGAATTGCTACCCTGCAAGAATTGCAGAAGAATATCACCTCACATGGAATGGAG ttagCCATTGCTAATCCTAGGTGGCAAGTCATTCACAAGCTAAAGCTAGCCAACTTTGTGAGTCAAATTGGAGGAAGGGTCTTCTTGACTGTTGGAGAAGCTGTGAATGCAAATCTCGATACAAAAAGGGCTGGTTGCATTTAG